Proteins encoded in a region of the Pseudomonas sp. GOM7 genome:
- a CDS encoding efflux RND transporter periplasmic adaptor subunit, with product MSRHVIALLASLGLSVLLSACGNGEQNELSIRPAMVVHPQPAAALVDSYPGEVRARLEPELAFRIAGKVSKRLVDVGDRVKRDQPLAELDPQDVRLQLQASRAQVAAAEANLQTLRAERERYKALLARNLVSRSQYDNLDNQFRSAEARLKQVRAEYDVARNQTDYTVLRAPQDGVIARRMLEVGQVVAAGQGVFTLAADGEREVAISLPEHNFGRFQLGQSVEVELWSQPGRRFPGRIREMAPAADPQSRTFAARVAFAEGDIPAELGQSARVFIASDGLVPLAVPLSALSAEQDQPYVWVVTSAEHKVERRAVRVGAYGDNQVPVLEGLSASDWVVAAGVHMLREGQQVRPVDRDNRNVDMAAKE from the coding sequence ATGTCCCGCCATGTCATCGCACTCCTTGCGTCCCTGGGTCTTTCCGTCCTGCTTTCTGCCTGTGGTAACGGCGAGCAGAACGAGCTGTCCATCCGCCCTGCCATGGTAGTACACCCCCAGCCAGCCGCCGCCCTGGTCGACAGCTACCCAGGGGAGGTACGCGCCCGCCTGGAGCCTGAACTGGCTTTCCGTATCGCTGGCAAGGTGAGCAAGCGCCTGGTGGACGTCGGTGATCGGGTCAAGCGCGATCAGCCACTGGCCGAACTGGATCCGCAGGATGTGCGTCTGCAACTGCAGGCCTCACGGGCCCAGGTGGCGGCGGCCGAGGCCAATCTGCAGACCCTGCGTGCCGAGCGTGAACGTTACAAGGCGTTGCTGGCACGCAACCTGGTCAGCCGCTCGCAATACGACAATCTCGACAACCAGTTCCGTTCTGCCGAAGCGCGACTCAAGCAGGTGCGGGCCGAATACGATGTGGCGCGCAATCAGACCGACTACACCGTGCTGCGCGCTCCGCAGGACGGGGTGATCGCGCGGCGCATGCTCGAAGTCGGGCAGGTGGTGGCGGCCGGGCAGGGCGTGTTCACTCTGGCAGCCGATGGTGAGCGTGAAGTGGCGATCAGCCTGCCCGAGCATAATTTCGGCCGCTTCCAGCTCGGCCAGAGCGTCGAGGTGGAGCTGTGGTCACAGCCGGGGCGGCGCTTCCCCGGGCGCATTCGCGAGATGGCACCGGCGGCCGATCCGCAGTCGCGTACCTTCGCCGCGCGAGTGGCCTTCGCCGAAGGCGATATACCGGCCGAACTGGGCCAGAGTGCGCGGGTGTTCATCGCCAGCGACGGCTTGGTGCCGCTGGCCGTGCCGCTGTCTGCCCTGAGCGCCGAGCAGGATCAGCCCTACGTCTGGGTGGTCACATCTGCCGAGCACAAGGTGGAACGGCGGGCGGTGCGTGTGGGCGCCTATGGCGACAACCAGGTGCCGGTGCTCGAAGGGCTGAGCGCCAGCGATTGGGTCGTGGCTGCCGGCGTGCACATGCTGCGTGAGGGGCAGCAGGTACGCCCGGTCGATCGTGACAATCGCAACGTCGACATGGCCGCCAAGGAGTAA
- a CDS encoding TetR/AcrR family transcriptional regulator, producing MPDKLLQPSGPGRPKDPAKRRAILDAAKTLFLRHGYDGSSMDAIANEAGVSKLTVYNHFTDKETLFSAAIKAKCEEQLPELLFKLPDDVPLEKQLLEIGRGFLALVNSRESVEMHRMMVNLASQGSKLAQMFYEAGPLRIQEEMELLLGKAAQRGLLAIDDPQRAADHFFCLLKGGAHFRLLIGCGEPLQGKAAELHMNDAVQLFLRAYRPGSGAQ from the coding sequence ATGCCTGACAAGTTGTTACAGCCTTCCGGCCCCGGCCGCCCCAAGGATCCCGCCAAGCGCCGCGCCATTCTCGACGCCGCCAAGACGCTGTTCCTGCGCCATGGCTACGACGGCAGCAGCATGGATGCCATCGCCAACGAAGCCGGGGTTTCCAAGCTCACGGTGTACAACCATTTCACCGACAAGGAGACGCTGTTCTCCGCTGCGATCAAGGCCAAGTGCGAAGAGCAACTGCCCGAGCTGTTGTTCAAGCTGCCGGATGACGTGCCGCTGGAAAAACAGCTACTCGAGATTGGCCGTGGCTTCCTCGCGCTGGTCAACAGCCGCGAGTCGGTAGAAATGCATCGCATGATGGTCAACCTGGCCAGCCAGGGCTCGAAGCTGGCGCAGATGTTCTACGAAGCCGGCCCCCTGCGCATTCAGGAAGAGATGGAACTGTTGCTGGGCAAAGCCGCACAGCGCGGTCTGCTGGCCATCGACGACCCGCAACGCGCGGCCGATCATTTCTTCTGTCTGCTCAAGGGCGGCGCGCATTTCCGCCTGCTGATCGGTTGTGGCGAACCGCTGCAAGGCAAGGCCGCCGAGCTGCACATGAACGACGCGGTGCAGCTCTTCCTGCGCGCCTATCGGCCAGGATCCGGCGCGCAGTAA